CCAGGTAGGCGTCGGGACGCTCAATCAGGTCGGCCGGCCCGCCCAGCGCCGCCACCATACGCGAGAAGCGCTCTGCCGCTTCACCGGAGTCCAGGCCTGCCTGCAGCTTTGTCCGCGCTTCGGCTTCGTTTGCGGCCAGGCCGCCCAGGATCAGCATCTCGGCGCACAGCGCCATCGTCACCTCGTGCAGGCGCGCAGGCCGCGCGCGGCCGGTCAGGTAATCCATCGCCAGGCGCACTTCCAGAGCGTTGCCGGCCACCGGACCGAGCGACTCGTTCATCTCGGTCAGCAAGGCAGAGGTGCGGGTGCCGGCACCATTGCCCACGGTGACGATGCTCTCGGCCAGTTCCACCGATTTCTCGAACGTCGGCATGAAGGCGCCGGTACCGACCTTGACGTCCATGACCAGCGCATCGAGGCCGGCCGACAGCTTCTTGGACAGGATGGAGCCGGTAATCATGGCCACCGATTCCACCGTCGCGGTGGTGTCGCGGATGCTGTAAAACCGCTTGTCCGACGGCGCCAGCTGCGCGGTCTGGCCAATGATGGCCACGCCCACATCCTTGACAACCTTGCGGAACAGTTCGGGATCGGGCACCGTGCAATAGCCGGGAATGGAATCGAATTTGTCCAGGGTGCCGCCGGTGTGGCCCAGGCCGCGGCCCGAAATCATCGGCACAAAACCGCCGCAGGCGGCAATCATGGGGCCGAGCATGAGCGAGACCACGTCGCCCACGCCGCCGGTGGAATGCTTGTCCACCACCGGGCCTGGCAGGTTCAGCGAGCGCCACTCCATGACCTGGCCGGAATCGCGCATGGCCAGCGTGAACGCGACGCGTTCGTCCATGTTCATGTCATTGAAGAACACCGCCATGGCCAGAGCCGCAATCTGCCCTTCGGTGACGCTGCCGTCGGTAATGCCACGGACAAAAAACTGGATCTCTTCTGCGCTCAATACGCCGCCGTCACGCTTCTTGCGGACGATTTCCTGGTTCAAAAACATTAAATACCTTTTATATTATTTATACGCCGTATGGAATCCACACGTTCTTGACCTGGCTGGCGTGGGCCAGCACCGCGCGGCCACCGGCCTGCCTGGTGTCGTACCAGTCGCGGCCCTTGCCGCCGCCCACCCAGGTGCGCTTGAGGGAACCTGCCGACAGGCGTTCCACTTCGGCGCAGCCATCAGGCGAACCATCATGACGCCATACGGCGTCTACGTCCGCGTGCGAGGCCAGGGTGCGTGCCAGTTCGTCGGCGCTGCCGGTGACGATATTGAGCGCGCCGCCCGGCAGGTCGGAGGTGTCGAGCACCTGGTACAGGTCCGTGGCGGCCAGCGGAAATGCCTCCGACGGCACGGCCACCACCCGGTTGCCCAGTGCCAGGGCCGGCGCCACCAGCGAAATAAAGCCCAGAAGGGGCGCTTCGTTGGGGCAGATGATGCCGATCACGCCGACCGGCTCGTTCAGCGCCACGGTAATGCCGTGCATGGGTGGCTGGTGTGCCAGGCCGTCATACTTGTCGGCCCACGCTGCGTAGTAGAACAGGCGCTCGATCGAGGCTTGCACTTCGCGCTGCGGATCTTTCGAGCCGGTCATGGCAGCGAGGCGGTTGGCAAATTCCTCGGCCCGAATGGCGAGATTTTCGGCGATGTAATACAGCACCTGCGCGCGGTTGTGCGACGTGGCCTTGGCCCAGCCGTACGCCTTGTGCGCCGCTTCCACGGCATTGCGGATGTCCTTGCGATTGCCTTCGCCCACTTCGCCAATGAAGGCGCCGCCGGCGCCATGGATGGCGCGGCTGTAGGCGCCGTCGGGGCGGGCCTGCTTGCCGCCGATGTACAGCTTGGCGGTGCGGTCGATGGCGAACAGGTCGCCCGAACCACTCTGCCTGACCTTGCCCTGGGCTTCCACCACAGGTGCGGCGGGCCGCGCGTCTTCGGCCAGCGCCACCATGTATTCATACATGCCTTCCTTGCCGCCTTCACGGCCAAAGCCGGACTCGCGATAGCCGCCAAAGCCGCAGGCTGCGTCGAACTGGTTGGCGGTGTTGATCCACACTACGCCGGCCTTGATTTGGGGCGCGACATCCAGCGCCAGGCTGATGGACTCGGACCACACGCAGGCGGCCAGGCCGTAGACGGTATTGTTGGCCAGCTGGACCGCTTCCACCGGGGTGCGGAAGCTCATCGCCACCAGTACCGGACCGAAAATTTCGGTCTGGGCGATGCCGGCCGAGGTCGAGGCCCCGGTAATGAGGGTGGGTGGGAACCACGAACCACTGGTTGGCATCTCGCAGACAGGCTGATAGATCGTGCAGCCTTCGGCGCGGGCAGATTCCACCAGGCCGTGGATGCGCTGGTGCTGCACCGGGTCGACCAGGGCGCCGATATCCATCGACTTGTCCAGCGGCGAACCCACACGCAGGTTGTCCATGCGCGCGCGCAGCTTGGCGTAGAAGCGCTGCTCCACCGATTCCTGCACCAGCAGGCGCGAACCGGCGCAGCATACCTGGCCCTGGTTGAACCAGATCGAATCGACCAGGCCTTCAACCGCGGCGTCAAGGTCGGCGTCTTCAAACACGATGAATGGCGACTTGCCACCGAGTTCCAGCGACAGCTTCTTGCCACTGCCTGCGGTAGCCTGGCGAATGATGCGGCCAACTTCGGTGGAGCCGGTAAAGGCCAGCTTGTCGATGCCCGGATGATTGACGATGGCTTCGCCCACGCGCCCGTCGCCGGTCACGATATTGACCACGCCTGCCGGCACGCCCGCCTGCTGGCAGATTTCGGCAAACAGGAGTGCGGTGAGCGAGGTGAATTCGGCCGGCTTGAACACCACCGTGTTACCGGCCGCCAGTGCCGGCGCGATTTTCCAGGCCAGCATCAGCAGCGGAAAATTCCAGGGCACGATCTGTCCTACCACGCCCACGGCGCGGTAGTCCGCGAACTCTTCCGACTGCAGCTGCGCCCAGCCGGCGTGATGATAGAAGTGGCGCGCGGCCAGCGGCAGGTCGGCGTCGCGCGTCTCGCGGATGGTCTTGCCGTTGTCGAGCGTTTCAATGACCGCGAACAGGCGCGCATGCTTTTGCAGCAGGCGGGCCAGCGCATACATGACGCGTGCGCGGCCATGGCCACCCAGCGCCACCCAGCCTGGCTGCGCGCGGCGCGCGGCTGCCACGGCGCGGTCCACATCGTCGCTGCTGGCCTGGGTGATCTGCGCCAGTTCCTTGCCATTGGCAGGATTGGTCGAGGCAAAGGTGTCGGCCGCTGCGGTCCACGCATTGTCGATGAACAGGCCAAAGCGGCTCTCGTGCTGGTCCAGCCATGTTTGCGCTTCCTTGGTGCTCTCGGGTGCGGGGCCGTAATCCATAGTCTGAAGAATCTCGTTAATTGTTGGCATGACGAATCCGATAATTTAAGGTTGCGCGTGGCGGTGGTTCGCGGAGTAGTTGCCAGTGACGTAGTGTTCGAGCTGGCGTTCGATGTCGGTCAGCAGGCTCGATGCGCCAATGCGGAACAGGTGCGGCTCCAGCCATTCGCGGCCCAGCTCTTCCTTCATCAAGGTCAGGTACTGCAGCGCGCTCTTGGCAGTGGCCACGCCGCCGGCCGGCTTGAAGCCCACCTGGAAGCCATACTGCTCGTGGTATTCGCGGATGGTGCGCACCATGGTCAGGGCCACGGGGATGGTGGCATTCACACCTTCCTTGCCGGTGGAAGTCTTGATGAAATCGGAACCGGCCATCATGCACACCCACGAGGCCTTGGCCACGTTTTCCAGCGTGAGCAGATCGCCCGTGGCGAGGATGGCCTTGACGTGGGCTTCGCCGCAGGCCTGGCGGTAGGCGACCATTTCGTCGTACAGCGCCTGCCAGTTGCCGGTCAGGACATGCTGGCGGGTGATCACGATATCAATCTCGGTGGCGCCGGCAGCTACCGACAATTCGATCTCGCGCACCTTGGTTTCCATGCTGGCCAGTCCCGCAGGGAAGGCCGTGGAGACCGCTGCAATCGGCAGGCGGCCATTCAGTATCCTCGCCGCTGGCGCGATCATCTCGTGGTACACGCACACGGCACCGGTGGTCAGGCCCGTGACACCGAGCGCTTCCATCAGATCGGTGCGCAGCGGGCGCATCGCCTTCATGCACAGGCGCTCGACGCGGCCGGGCGTATCGTCGCCGCCGAGCGTGGTCAAGTCGATGCACTGCAGCGCCTTGATCAGCCACGCGGCCTGGTATTCCTTCTTGACCGTGCGGCGGTTGGCCAGACTGGCGGCGCGGCGGTCGGCGGCGTTGCGGTTGACCTTGATCTGGTTGACCCAGCCGAGGTCGAGGCCAACGGCCTCATTGCGCTTGAAGCCAGTGTGTGAGCCGGTATCGTGGGTCATAACAGAGCGGTTCCATGTAAAGTTGGTGCGACCCCGAGGTGCCTGGCCAGGGTGGCGCCAATATCGGAGAAGGTTTCGGAAATCGGCAGCGCGCGCGGTGCGACGCCAGGGCCGAAGAAAATCATCGGGATGTGTTCGCGCGTGTGGTCGGACCCCGGCCAGCTCGGGTCGCAGCCATGGTCGGCGGTGATCACCACCAGGTCGCCTTCCTTGAGCCTGGCCATGAATTCCGGCAGTCTGCGGTCCATCTCGTGCAAGGCGTTGGAATAGCCGGCAATGTCGCGGCGGTGGCCGAAGGCCTGGTCAAAGTCCACGAAGTTGACGAAGGTGAGCGACTTGTCGCCTGCTTCTTCCGTCACCTTGAGCAGTGCGTCGAACAGTGCCATGTTGTCGGCACCTTTGACCACGCGCGAAATGCCCTGGGTGGCGAAGATGTCGCTGATCTTGCCCAGGCCAATGACCTCGCCACCGGCATCCTTGACGTTGTCGAGCAGGGTCTTGGCAGGTGGCGCCACGGCGTAGTCGTGGCGGTTGCTGGTGCGGCGGTAGTTGCCGTTCTCGCCCAGGAAGGGGCGCGCGATCACGCGGCCGATGTTGTATGGCTTGACCAGTTCAAATGCGGCCTCGCACACCGCGTACAGGCGCTCCAGGCCAAAGTGTTCTTCATGCGCGGCGATCTGCATGACCGAGTCGCCCGAGGTGTAGACGATGATCTTGCCGGTGGCGACATGCTCGTCGCCGTGGCGGTTGATGATTTCGGTGCCCGACGCGTGGCAGTTGCCCAGGTAGCCCACCAGGTTCATCTGCTGCTGCAGCTTGTCGGTCAGCTCCGCCGGAAACGATGGCGTCTCGCGCGGGAAGTAGCCCCAGTCGAACGTCACCGGCACGCCGGCGATTTCCCAGTGGCCGCTCTGGGTGTCCTTGCCGGTGGAGCGCTCGCGCGCCGCGCCGTAGGCTCCGGTGAAGCCGTCGCGCATGGCGAAGCCTTCGGCCCACTGGCCGCAGGCCAGTTGGGCAGCAGCTGCCAGGCCCAGTTTTTCAAGATTCGGCAGCGCCATCGGCTTGCCTTCGGCAGCGGCCCAGCTGGCAATGTGGCCAAATGTGTTGGCACCGGCGTCGCCGTATTTGTCGGCATCGGGCGTGGCGCCCAGGCCAAAGGAATCGAGCAGCAAAATAAAGGCGCGTGACATGGTCGGCTCGCTAAAAAGGGTGAACGATTATTGTGCCGCGCGCGGGGTTGCAGCGACGCGCTCCAGGAAGGCCAGGATCAGGGTGACCAGGTCCTTGGCACCGATGGCGGCGTACTTCAAAGTCTGCTCGTGCGACAGCGGGAATGGCGACAGGCCTTCGGCCAGGTTGGTGATGACCGAGACGCCGGTCACTTTCAGGCCGCAGTGGCGTGCCGACACGACTTCCGGCACCACCGACATGCCGACCACGTCTGCACCCAGGCGCGCCATGGCGCGGATTTCGGCGGCGGTTTCAAAGTTGGGGCCCGGGTAGGCGATGAACACACCCTCGTGCAGCTTGATTTGCTTGTCGGCGGCGGTGGCCTTGACCAGTTCGCGGATGTCGCTGTCGTAGGCATTGGCCATGCTGAAGAAGCGCGGGCCGAAACGGTCGTCATTGGGGCCGATCATGGGCGTACCGGGCAGCCAGTTGATATGGTCAGTCAGTGCCACCAGGCTGCCGGCGTCCACTTCGGGACGCAGCGAACCGGCCGCATTGGTCACGAACAGCATCTCGCAGCCGAGCAGCTTGATCGTGCGCACGGCGCTGGTCATGACTCCCATCCCGTAACCTTCATAGAAGTGACCACGGCCCTTCAGGCACACCACATCCACGCCGGCGAGCGTGCCCAGGACCAGCTGACCGGCATGGCCATGCACGGTGCTGATCGGGAAGCCCGGCAGTTCGTCAAAGCCGATCGACACCGCATTTTCCATCTGCTCGGCCAGCACGCCCAGCCCGGAACCGAGGATCAGCGCCACACGCGGAGCAAATCCGGGCTTGCGGGTACGGATGATGTCGGCGGCTTCAAATGGGGTGTTGTTCAGCATGAGGGTTCCTTGTCTGGTTCGCGTGGTGAGGTGACGGCGGACAGCGCTGACCCACTGATGGGTTGCCACATGAAAATTGATCGCTGTATTTGCTGTCACTACTTAAGTATTATAACTATGCATGAGGGTCGATATGTATGGCAAATACCATTTTTCTTGCTGATTTATAGGCCTCACATATAAATACCAGGTAAAACTGTTGGCGCAGGGCATCGCCAACGCCTCGATCAGAGAGCTGTTACACATTCATTGATTGACAGAATCAAAACATGTGTCTACCATCGCAGACAATTGTTTAATTGATTGCCGATCGTGAACGAAATTTCCAAAAAAGACCAGTTGTACGAGCTCATACGCGCAAATCCCTTCATTTCTCAGCAGGATCTTGCCGTGCAACTGCGGCTGTCACGCTCGGCCGTCGCCGGCTACATTGCCGGCTTGATCCGCGACCGACGCCTGCTCGGGCGCGCCTATGTGCTGCCGGACAATCGCCCCATCGTCTGCCTGGGTGGCGCCAACCTGGACCGCAAGCTGCGCTCCACGAGCACGCTGCGCATGGGCACCTCCAATCCCGCACGCCAGGACGAATCATTTGGCGGCGTGGCGCGCAACATCGCGGAAAACCTGGCCCGCCTGTCCACGCCCGTGTCCCTGATCACGGTCATCGGCGACGACTCGTCCGGCCAGGCCCTGCTCCAGCATGCCGAAGGCGTGGGCATCGACACCCGCGCCACGCTCAAGCTGCAGGGAGTGTGCACCGGCACCTACACCGCGGTACTGGACGACCATGGCGAGATGATGCTGGCCCTGGCCGACATGGCACTGTACGACGCCCTCACGCCGGAATTTCTGTCCACCCGCCAGCCGCAGCGGGCATCGGCCGCCCTTACCGTGGCCGACATGAACCTGCCGCGCGAGACGCTCAAGCTGCTGCTGGAAGACGCCGCGCGTGATGCCATTGCGCTGGTGATCGTGGCGGTATCGCAGCCCAAGATGAGCCACCTGCCGGAAGACCTGCACGGCCTGCGCCTCCTGATCCTGAACCAGGGCGAGCTGGAAACGCGGGTGGGCAGGCAGCTCAAGACCGAAGCCGACCTGCTGGCCGCATGCCGCACCGTGCAGCTGCAAGGGGCCAAGGACGTGATCGTGACGCGCGGTGGCACCGGCGTGATCTACACCACCGCCCAGGGCATTGCCCACCTGGACGCGCCCGATGCCCACATCGTGGACGTTACCGGCGCCGGCGACGCCTTTGCCGCCGCCGTGTGCTGGTCCATGTTCCACGGCAGCGACGACCTGCTGCTGGCCTGCCGCCGCGGTCTGCGCCTGTCGGCCATGACACTCGAATGCGAAGAAACCGTTTGCCCCTACCTGAGCGCCGACATCCTGTCCGACATCCATAACTTTGACAGCGTCCCTGCGAGCCCGCAGGCCTTTAACGCCCTCTATCAGGATTGACATGCAACAGTTCCTCAAGTTTTCCCCGGAAGTGGCCGCCGCCCGCTCGGCCGGCAAACCAGTGGTCGCCCTGGAGTCGACCATCATCTCGCACGGCATGCCGTATCCGCAGAATGTGCAGATGGCGCAGGAAGTCGAACAGATCATCCGCGATGCCGGTGCCGTGCCGGCCACCATCGCCATCATCGATGGCAAGATCTGCATCGGCCTGGCCCCAGAACAGCTGGAACTGCTCGGCACCTCCCCCGACGCCATGAAAGTGAGCCGCCGCGATCTGCCCTTCGTGCTGGCTACGCGGCGCCTGGGCGCCACCACCGTGGCCGCGACCATGATCTGCGCCCAGCTGGCGGGCATCGAGGTGTTTGTCACCGGCGGCATCGGCGGCGTCCACCGCGGTGCGGAAACGAGCTTCGACATTTCGGCCGACCTGCAGGAATTGGCCCGCACCGACGTGGCCGTGGTATGCGCGGGCGTCAAGTCGATTCTCGACATTGGCCTGACGCTGGAATACCTGGAAACCTACGGCGTACCGGTGGTGTCCGTCGGCCAGCAGGCCTTCCCCGCGTTCTTCACGCGCGACAGCGGCTTTGCGGCCGACTTCCAGTTCGACAGTGCGATTGAACAGGCTTCCTTCATCCAGACCAAGTGGCAGCTGGGGCTGCACGGCGGCGTGGTGGTGGCCAATCCGGTGCCCGAGGCGTTTGCCATGCAAAAGGAAGAAATCGACCGCATCACCGACCAGGCCTTGATGGAAGCGGACCAGCGCGGCGTGACCGGCAAGGCCGTGACACCATTTCTGCTCTCGCGCATCAAGGAACTGACGCAAGGCCGCAGCCTTGCGACAAACATCGCCCTGGTCAAGCACAATGCCCTGGTCGGCGCCCAGCTGGCGGTGGCCATGCGCGACCTGCCGGGCCTCAAACCTCTGTAAGGCAGTGCCATGTCGATCGACCTGAAGCAGCTCAAGTACTTCCTGGCCGTGGCTGAAGAAAAAAGCTTCAGCCGCGCCGCCGAACGGCTGCACATCTCGCAGCCTCCCCTGTCGCAGCAGATCATGAAGCTGGAAAGCGAGTTGGGCGTGCGCCTGTTCGCCCGCACCACGCGCACCTTCGAGCTGACGGTGGCGGGCAAGGCGCTCATGGGCGAGGCATCGGACCTGCTGGCCAAGATGCGCATGACGATTGATACCATCCGCCAGATCGACCGCGGCGAAGTGGGGCGGCTGCGGGTGGGCATCGTGGGTTCGGCCATGTGGGGCCCGATTCCCAGCCTGCTCGAAGAATTCCAGACCAAGTATCCGCGCGTGACCTGGACGCTGCACGAGTCGGGTCCCAACGTGCAGTACGACGCCCTGCGCGCCAAGCAGATCGACGTGGGCTTCTGGCGCGAGCCGAAGCTTGACGAAGATGACCTGCGCAACGACCACCTGCGCCAGGAATTGTGCTTTCGCGAGAACGTGTGCGTGGCCGTCAACGAGCATCACCCGCTGGCCACCCTGCCCCACATCGAGCTGACCGACATTCGCGACGAACCGATGCTCACGCTGGCGCTCGACAAATCGGCCTTCCCGCGCTACCTGATCCAGTGCTGCGTCAAGGCGGGCTTTCAGCCGGCGATTTTCCAGGAAGCGTCCGAGCCGCAAACGCTGCTGGCCATGGTGGGTGCGGGCCTGGGCGTGGCGCTCATGCCCGAGACCACCAGCCGCATCGGCTGGCCGGGCGTGATCTTTTTGCCGATCAAGACCAATCCGCCGTCGGCCAATCTGTATATTACTTACACAACACTGGATGATGCGCCGGTGGTGCGCGCTTTCCTCAACATCCTCAATCCACCCGAGGCCTGACCCCGGACCGCCAGGCCAGCGCAGTGCCTGCGCGTGCGGGCCTGGGTGCCGCTATCGGGTCGGATCTGCCGCCCTTGGTCCCTGTAGATACTTGTCCAGCGCGGCCTTCATCGGTGCCAGGTCGACCTTCTTTTCGGCCAGCTCCCGGAACTTAAGAAAGGACGCGTCGGCCTCGGCCCGCTTGCCGAGCCAGTCGAGCAACTGGCCGCGGTCCAGCCAGGCGTAGGCATCATCCGGGTATTTCGTGACATAGGCCAGGGTTTGGGCTTCGGCCTGCGGCGCCTTGGTACGTATGCTGATCATCATGAGCCGGTGCTGGGCAAATTGCGCATGCTGGCCGGCTGCCAGCGCTTTTTCGAAAAAGGGCATGGCCTGCTCCAACTCCTGCGTTTCATACAATGCGCGCCCCAGCAGGATGGGAAGATGCACGTCGCCGGGATACGCTTTTGCCGCATTTTCCAGCATCCGCGCGGCCCAGACCGCCTCGCCGATATTGAGCAGGATGCGCGCCCGTTCACGCGTGGCGTGCTCACTGACTGGCTCAAAGCGTGACAGCGTCAGGGAAGTGGCCAGGGTCTCCCAGCGGTCGGCCGGCAGATAGACCATGGCGTTGGTGAGCGGAGCGAGGACCCGGGTAGAGGGAAATTCCAGCGCGTAGGGCTTCAGGAGGGCAATCGTGTCCGCATACTGTTTATCGCTATTTGGATAGTCAATTTTATCCTCGGCGGCGCGTGCCTTCATGCTGATCAAGAGAGGTCGCGCCCCGGACAGGAGCTGCAACTGGCTTGCATGCTCGCGCATCGCGTCATGGCTTCCGCTCCAGCGCGGTTTCAAACCCACCGACACCTGCCCCGCCACATCGAAACATCCCGCATCCGCAAGCTGTGCGCTGAGGATGATTTCTTTTTCAACCCACGCATCACTGCTCATCCTGGCGCCGAGCAGCATGGCCGCATGCGCGGGCATCATGCGCGGCTCCAGCTCAAGCGCGCGGCGCAGCAGGACATAAGATTGTCCAACCAGCTCCACCATTTGCCGATAGTTTTCCGCCTTAGTGTTGTCGATCGTGTCGAACCCGCGCGCATCGCTTGCGCGTTGCACGGTATGAATACCGCTGGCGGCGAGCGCAAAGGCACTATCTGGCGCCCTGGCCAGCCATTGGGCGGCAATGCGGCCAGCCTGTGCACCGCCGTCGAAAGCGCCCAGGTCACGATGAATGACTTCGCTGAAGTCCTTGCTGGAAAAATGGCGTTCCAGGTTGCGTCTGAACAGTTGTTCGAGTTTGTCCAGTGTCCCCGTGTCCAGGTGCTCCTGCACTGTCGCCAGGGAGATTGACGGTTCAAATTTGTAATGGCAGTAAGCTTTGACCACCTCTGGCGCGGCCTTACTATCCGGGTGATCCGGAAAGGCGAGGCAGCGCTGGAGCGGATCGGCAATGGCGTCCGCCAGCCTGGCCTTGGCCAGGTAGTCGCGCAGCCGTTCAGGGGCCTTGGTCAGTGGCCCTGGCGGCGGCGCCCAGCCGGGAGGGCTGTCCAGCGTCCACACGTATTGGACTTGCACCCATGCTTTGACTGGTTTGCCATTCTCCCGCATCGGCGCGATCTTGCAGCGCGACAGCGCCTCCAGTGCGGCCTGATCCAGGCGCGGATACAGACTCGACACGGCTACCTTGCTGTCAAGGACGGTGCCGTCCGCGCCGGGCAGCATGGCCAACGTCACGGTTCCCTCCTGCGTCCTGCGCTGGGCTTCGATCGGGTAAGTCGGGCGCGGACAATTCGAGAAATCGATGGTGCCCGGTTTGGCAGGCGCGC
This region of Massilia sp. PAMC28688 genomic DNA includes:
- the deoA gene encoding thymidine phosphorylase, whose translation is MFLNQEIVRKKRDGGVLSAEEIQFFVRGITDGSVTEGQIAALAMAVFFNDMNMDERVAFTLAMRDSGQVMEWRSLNLPGPVVDKHSTGGVGDVVSLMLGPMIAACGGFVPMISGRGLGHTGGTLDKFDSIPGYCTVPDPELFRKVVKDVGVAIIGQTAQLAPSDKRFYSIRDTTATVESVAMITGSILSKKLSAGLDALVMDVKVGTGAFMPTFEKSVELAESIVTVGNGAGTRTSALLTEMNESLGPVAGNALEVRLAMDYLTGRARPARLHEVTMALCAEMLILGGLAANEAEARTKLQAGLDSGEAAERFSRMVAALGGPADLIERPDAYLEQAPVTVAVPALQGGFIATVDTRGLGLAVVSLGGGRRRPEDAIDFAVGLSALVELGDAITVGQPLAMVHARTQAAAEQAVREVQAAYHIGAIKPAANPVVYRTIRP
- a CDS encoding aldehyde dehydrogenase family protein, whose translation is MPTINEILQTMDYGPAPESTKEAQTWLDQHESRFGLFIDNAWTAAADTFASTNPANGKELAQITQASSDDVDRAVAAARRAQPGWVALGGHGRARVMYALARLLQKHARLFAVIETLDNGKTIRETRDADLPLAARHFYHHAGWAQLQSEEFADYRAVGVVGQIVPWNFPLLMLAWKIAPALAAGNTVVFKPAEFTSLTALLFAEICQQAGVPAGVVNIVTGDGRVGEAIVNHPGIDKLAFTGSTEVGRIIRQATAGSGKKLSLELGGKSPFIVFEDADLDAAVEGLVDSIWFNQGQVCCAGSRLLVQESVEQRFYAKLRARMDNLRVGSPLDKSMDIGALVDPVQHQRIHGLVESARAEGCTIYQPVCEMPTSGSWFPPTLITGASTSAGIAQTEIFGPVLVAMSFRTPVEAVQLANNTVYGLAACVWSESISLALDVAPQIKAGVVWINTANQFDAACGFGGYRESGFGREGGKEGMYEYMVALAEDARPAAPVVEAQGKVRQSGSGDLFAIDRTAKLYIGGKQARPDGAYSRAIHGAGGAFIGEVGEGNRKDIRNAVEAAHKAYGWAKATSHNRAQVLYYIAENLAIRAEEFANRLAAMTGSKDPQREVQASIERLFYYAAWADKYDGLAHQPPMHGITVALNEPVGVIGIICPNEAPLLGFISLVAPALALGNRVVAVPSEAFPLAATDLYQVLDTSDLPGGALNIVTGSADELARTLASHADVDAVWRHDGSPDGCAEVERLSAGSLKRTWVGGGKGRDWYDTRQAGGRAVLAHASQVKNVWIPYGV
- the deoC gene encoding deoxyribose-phosphate aldolase, whose product is MTHDTGSHTGFKRNEAVGLDLGWVNQIKVNRNAADRRAASLANRRTVKKEYQAAWLIKALQCIDLTTLGGDDTPGRVERLCMKAMRPLRTDLMEALGVTGLTTGAVCVYHEMIAPAARILNGRLPIAAVSTAFPAGLASMETKVREIELSVAAGATEIDIVITRQHVLTGNWQALYDEMVAYRQACGEAHVKAILATGDLLTLENVAKASWVCMMAGSDFIKTSTGKEGVNATIPVALTMVRTIREYHEQYGFQVGFKPAGGVATAKSALQYLTLMKEELGREWLEPHLFRIGASSLLTDIERQLEHYVTGNYSANHRHAQP
- a CDS encoding phosphopentomutase is translated as MSRAFILLLDSFGLGATPDADKYGDAGANTFGHIASWAAAEGKPMALPNLEKLGLAAAAQLACGQWAEGFAMRDGFTGAYGAARERSTGKDTQSGHWEIAGVPVTFDWGYFPRETPSFPAELTDKLQQQMNLVGYLGNCHASGTEIINRHGDEHVATGKIIVYTSGDSVMQIAAHEEHFGLERLYAVCEAAFELVKPYNIGRVIARPFLGENGNYRRTSNRHDYAVAPPAKTLLDNVKDAGGEVIGLGKISDIFATQGISRVVKGADNMALFDALLKVTEEAGDKSLTFVNFVDFDQAFGHRRDIAGYSNALHEMDRRLPEFMARLKEGDLVVITADHGCDPSWPGSDHTREHIPMIFFGPGVAPRALPISETFSDIGATLARHLGVAPTLHGTALL
- the xapA gene encoding xanthosine phosphorylase, which encodes MLNNTPFEAADIIRTRKPGFAPRVALILGSGLGVLAEQMENAVSIGFDELPGFPISTVHGHAGQLVLGTLAGVDVVCLKGRGHFYEGYGMGVMTSAVRTIKLLGCEMLFVTNAAGSLRPEVDAGSLVALTDHINWLPGTPMIGPNDDRFGPRFFSMANAYDSDIRELVKATAADKQIKLHEGVFIAYPGPNFETAAEIRAMARLGADVVGMSVVPEVVSARHCGLKVTGVSVITNLAEGLSPFPLSHEQTLKYAAIGAKDLVTLILAFLERVAATPRAAQ
- a CDS encoding carbohydrate kinase family protein, whose translation is MNEISKKDQLYELIRANPFISQQDLAVQLRLSRSAVAGYIAGLIRDRRLLGRAYVLPDNRPIVCLGGANLDRKLRSTSTLRMGTSNPARQDESFGGVARNIAENLARLSTPVSLITVIGDDSSGQALLQHAEGVGIDTRATLKLQGVCTGTYTAVLDDHGEMMLALADMALYDALTPEFLSTRQPQRASAALTVADMNLPRETLKLLLEDAARDAIALVIVAVSQPKMSHLPEDLHGLRLLILNQGELETRVGRQLKTEADLLAACRTVQLQGAKDVIVTRGGTGVIYTTAQGIAHLDAPDAHIVDVTGAGDAFAAAVCWSMFHGSDDLLLACRRGLRLSAMTLECEETVCPYLSADILSDIHNFDSVPASPQAFNALYQD
- a CDS encoding pseudouridine-5'-phosphate glycosidase, translated to MQQFLKFSPEVAAARSAGKPVVALESTIISHGMPYPQNVQMAQEVEQIIRDAGAVPATIAIIDGKICIGLAPEQLELLGTSPDAMKVSRRDLPFVLATRRLGATTVAATMICAQLAGIEVFVTGGIGGVHRGAETSFDISADLQELARTDVAVVCAGVKSILDIGLTLEYLETYGVPVVSVGQQAFPAFFTRDSGFAADFQFDSAIEQASFIQTKWQLGLHGGVVVANPVPEAFAMQKEEIDRITDQALMEADQRGVTGKAVTPFLLSRIKELTQGRSLATNIALVKHNALVGAQLAVAMRDLPGLKPL
- a CDS encoding LysR family transcriptional regulator, translated to MSIDLKQLKYFLAVAEEKSFSRAAERLHISQPPLSQQIMKLESELGVRLFARTTRTFELTVAGKALMGEASDLLAKMRMTIDTIRQIDRGEVGRLRVGIVGSAMWGPIPSLLEEFQTKYPRVTWTLHESGPNVQYDALRAKQIDVGFWREPKLDEDDLRNDHLRQELCFRENVCVAVNEHHPLATLPHIELTDIRDEPMLTLALDKSAFPRYLIQCCVKAGFQPAIFQEASEPQTLLAMVGAGLGVALMPETTSRIGWPGVIFLPIKTNPPSANLYITYTTLDDAPVVRAFLNILNPPEA
- a CDS encoding energy transducer TonB, whose protein sequence is MNRTIPSLLSILALSALAHGVAAAAAVKGAPAKPGTIDFSNCPRPTYPIEAQRRTQEGTVTLAMLPGADGTVLDSKVAVSSLYPRLDQAALEALSRCKIAPMRENGKPVKAWVQVQYVWTLDSPPGWAPPPGPLTKAPERLRDYLAKARLADAIADPLQRCLAFPDHPDSKAAPEVVKAYCHYKFEPSISLATVQEHLDTGTLDKLEQLFRRNLERHFSSKDFSEVIHRDLGAFDGGAQAGRIAAQWLARAPDSAFALAASGIHTVQRASDARGFDTIDNTKAENYRQMVELVGQSYVLLRRALELEPRMMPAHAAMLLGARMSSDAWVEKEIILSAQLADAGCFDVAGQVSVGLKPRWSGSHDAMREHASQLQLLSGARPLLISMKARAAEDKIDYPNSDKQYADTIALLKPYALEFPSTRVLAPLTNAMVYLPADRWETLATSLTLSRFEPVSEHATRERARILLNIGEAVWAARMLENAAKAYPGDVHLPILLGRALYETQELEQAMPFFEKALAAGQHAQFAQHRLMMISIRTKAPQAEAQTLAYVTKYPDDAYAWLDRGQLLDWLGKRAEADASFLKFRELAEKKVDLAPMKAALDKYLQGPRAADPTR